One stretch of Zingiber officinale cultivar Zhangliang chromosome 6B, Zo_v1.1, whole genome shotgun sequence DNA includes these proteins:
- the LOC121991840 gene encoding K(+) efflux antiporter 4-like isoform X1, giving the protein MGALRADGWLLTSVLLVAVCFSGLACLAGADDSEVVNATEAIKGVSDKEGSFADMIDRALEKEFPDNEQSGGETDPGGFNNSVAENQAVLETVARVTTKKNETKEEKSFQFHDVFNLDNENRVEDIPTLIDRKDNVFIISNPKSKYPVLQLDLRLISDLVVVIVSATCGGIAFACAGQPVITGYLLAGSIIGPGGFRFISEMVQVETVAQFGVIFLLFALGLEFSISKIRVVRAVAIGGGFLQILLFMCLCGVIALLCGGKTSEGIFVGAFLSMSSTAVVLKFLMERNTISALHGQVTVGTLILQDCAVGLLFALLPILGGSSGIFQGLMSVTKSLIMLFTFLAILSILSRTAVPWFLKLMISLSTQTNELYQLASVAFCLLVAWGSDKLGLSLELGSFAAGVMISTTDLAQHTLEQIEPIRNFFAALFLASIGMLIHVQFLWNHVDILLAAVILVIIVKTIVMTLVVKGFGYNNKTSLLVGLSLAQIGEFAFVLLSRASNLHLVEGKLYLLLLGTTALSLVTTPLLFKFIPAIIHLGVLLRWFAPDSIELGHKGDSLRSDSANKRMTSIIQGSHDS; this is encoded by the exons ATGGGGGCCCTCCGCGCCGACGGGTGGCTCCTCACGTCGGTGCTCCTCGTCGCTGTCTGCTTCTCCGGCTTGGCCTGCTTGGCCGGAGCCGATGACTCGGAGGTAGTCAATGCGACGGAGGCGATCAAGGGGGTTTCCGACAAGGAGGGTAGCTTCGCGGACATGATCGACCGCGCGCTCGAGAAGGAGTTTCCCGACAACGAGCAGAGTGGTGGAG AAACTGACCCCGGCGGCTTCAACAATAGTGTTGCTGAAAATCAG GCAGTTCTGGAGACTGTAGCTAGAGTCACTACAAAGAAGAATGAAACCAAAGAGGAAAA GTCATTTCAGTTTCATGATGTTTTTAATCTGGATAACGAGAACCGAGTTGAAGACATTCCTACCTTAATAGATCGTAAG GATAATGTTTTCATCATATCGAATCCAAAGTCAAAATATCCGGTGCTACAATTAGACCTAAG GTTGATTTCTGATCTTGTGGTGGTTATCGTGTCTGCAACATGTGGTGGAATTGCATTTGCCTGTGCTGGGCAGCCA GTAATAACTGGCTACTTGCTTGCTGGATCTATAATTGGACCTGGAGGCTTTCGCTTTATTAGTGAAATGGTGCAA GTTGAAACAGTAGCTCAGTTTGGTGTAATCTTTCTTCTTTTTGCTTTGGGCCTGGAATTCTCCATAAGTAAG ATTAGAGTTGTCCGTGCTGTGGCTATTGGTGGAGGATTTCTCCAAATTCTACTATTCATGTGCTTATGTGGTGTAATTGCATTA TTATGTGGAGGCAAAACTTCAGAAGGGATATTTGTTGGTGCCTTTTTGTCTATGTCTTCAACTGCTGTG GTTTTGAAGTTTTTGATGGAAAGGAACACTATCAGTGCTCTTCATGGTCAAGTTACTGTTGGGACACTCATACTCCAG GATTGTGCTGTTGGCTTGCTGTTTGCACTGCTTCCCATTTTGGGTGGCTCGTCTGGTATTTTCCAGGGGCTTATGTCAGTTACCAAGTC GTTGATTATGCTTTTCACCTTTTTGGCAATTCTTTCTATACTATCTCGTACTGCAGTTCCATGGTTTCTTAAGCTGATGATCAGTCTTTCAACCCAG ACCAATGAACTTTATCAGTTGGCCTCTGTCGCATTCTGTCTGCTGGTTGCTTGG GGTAGTGATAAGCTGGGTTTGAGTCTTGAGTTGGGTTCTTTTGCTGCTGGAGTAATGATATCAACAACAGATCTTGCACAACATACCCTTGAGCAA ATTGAACCCATTCGTAACTTCTTTGCAGCTCTTTTTCTTGCTAGCATTGGAATGCTAATACATGTTCAATTCCTATGGAATCATGTAGATATTTTATTGGCAGCCGTAATCCTAGTAATCATTGTAAAAACAATAGTGATGACTCTAGTTGTAAAAGGATTTGGATACAATAACAAGACCTCACTTCTT gTTGGCTTGTCCTTAGCGCAGATAGGAGAATTTGCATTTGTCCTCTTAAGTCGTGCTTCAAACCTTCATCTTGTTGAG GGTAAATTGTACCTTTTACTTCTGGGGACAACTGCACTTAGCTTG GTAACTACTCCATTGTTATTCAAGTTTATCCCCGCAATCATTCATCTTGGTGTTTTGCTGCGATGGTTTGCTCCTGATAGCATCGAG TTAGGGCATAAAGGTGATAGTCTTCGGTCCGATAGTGCAAATAAGCGCATGACTTCAATAATTCAGGGTTCTCATGATTCATGA
- the LOC121991840 gene encoding K(+) efflux antiporter 4-like isoform X2, whose amino-acid sequence MGALRADGWLLTSVLLVAVCFSGLACLAGADDSEVVNATEAIKGVSDKEGSFADMIDRALEKEFPDNEQSGGETDPGGFNNSVAENQAVLETVARVTTKKNETKEEKSFQFHDVFNLDNENRVEDIPTLIDRKDNVFIISNPKSKYPVLQLDLRLISDLVVVIVSATCGGIAFACAGQPVITGYLLAGSIIGPGGFRFISEMVQVETVAQFGVIFLLFALGLEFSISKIRVVRAVAIGGGFLQILLFMCLCGVIALLCGGKTSEGIFVGAFLSMSSTAVVLKFLMERNTISALHGQVTVGTLILQDCAVGLLFALLPILGGSSGIFQGLMSVTKSLIMLFTFLAILSILSRTAVPWFLKLMISLSTQTNELYQLASVAFCLLVAWGSDKLGLSLELGSFAAGVMISTTDLAQHTLEQVGLSLAQIGEFAFVLLSRASNLHLVEGKLYLLLLGTTALSLVTTPLLFKFIPAIIHLGVLLRWFAPDSIELGHKGDSLRSDSANKRMTSIIQGSHDS is encoded by the exons ATGGGGGCCCTCCGCGCCGACGGGTGGCTCCTCACGTCGGTGCTCCTCGTCGCTGTCTGCTTCTCCGGCTTGGCCTGCTTGGCCGGAGCCGATGACTCGGAGGTAGTCAATGCGACGGAGGCGATCAAGGGGGTTTCCGACAAGGAGGGTAGCTTCGCGGACATGATCGACCGCGCGCTCGAGAAGGAGTTTCCCGACAACGAGCAGAGTGGTGGAG AAACTGACCCCGGCGGCTTCAACAATAGTGTTGCTGAAAATCAG GCAGTTCTGGAGACTGTAGCTAGAGTCACTACAAAGAAGAATGAAACCAAAGAGGAAAA GTCATTTCAGTTTCATGATGTTTTTAATCTGGATAACGAGAACCGAGTTGAAGACATTCCTACCTTAATAGATCGTAAG GATAATGTTTTCATCATATCGAATCCAAAGTCAAAATATCCGGTGCTACAATTAGACCTAAG GTTGATTTCTGATCTTGTGGTGGTTATCGTGTCTGCAACATGTGGTGGAATTGCATTTGCCTGTGCTGGGCAGCCA GTAATAACTGGCTACTTGCTTGCTGGATCTATAATTGGACCTGGAGGCTTTCGCTTTATTAGTGAAATGGTGCAA GTTGAAACAGTAGCTCAGTTTGGTGTAATCTTTCTTCTTTTTGCTTTGGGCCTGGAATTCTCCATAAGTAAG ATTAGAGTTGTCCGTGCTGTGGCTATTGGTGGAGGATTTCTCCAAATTCTACTATTCATGTGCTTATGTGGTGTAATTGCATTA TTATGTGGAGGCAAAACTTCAGAAGGGATATTTGTTGGTGCCTTTTTGTCTATGTCTTCAACTGCTGTG GTTTTGAAGTTTTTGATGGAAAGGAACACTATCAGTGCTCTTCATGGTCAAGTTACTGTTGGGACACTCATACTCCAG GATTGTGCTGTTGGCTTGCTGTTTGCACTGCTTCCCATTTTGGGTGGCTCGTCTGGTATTTTCCAGGGGCTTATGTCAGTTACCAAGTC GTTGATTATGCTTTTCACCTTTTTGGCAATTCTTTCTATACTATCTCGTACTGCAGTTCCATGGTTTCTTAAGCTGATGATCAGTCTTTCAACCCAG ACCAATGAACTTTATCAGTTGGCCTCTGTCGCATTCTGTCTGCTGGTTGCTTGG GGTAGTGATAAGCTGGGTTTGAGTCTTGAGTTGGGTTCTTTTGCTGCTGGAGTAATGATATCAACAACAGATCTTGCACAACATACCCTTGAGCAA gTTGGCTTGTCCTTAGCGCAGATAGGAGAATTTGCATTTGTCCTCTTAAGTCGTGCTTCAAACCTTCATCTTGTTGAG GGTAAATTGTACCTTTTACTTCTGGGGACAACTGCACTTAGCTTG GTAACTACTCCATTGTTATTCAAGTTTATCCCCGCAATCATTCATCTTGGTGTTTTGCTGCGATGGTTTGCTCCTGATAGCATCGAG TTAGGGCATAAAGGTGATAGTCTTCGGTCCGATAGTGCAAATAAGCGCATGACTTCAATAATTCAGGGTTCTCATGATTCATGA